The Salvelinus fontinalis isolate EN_2023a chromosome 9, ASM2944872v1, whole genome shotgun sequence genome has a window encoding:
- the LOC129862286 gene encoding calcium and integrin-binding protein 1-like, whose amino-acid sequence MGTTASQLGKDLLSEYQELTFLTKQEILLAHKRFSELLSKEDRNLTSVPMEKVLSLPELKSNPFRKRICHVFSTSDMKDGSLTFEDFLDLLSAFSDSATLEIKSHYAFRIFDFDDDGTLDGGDLEKLVNCLTGETEDTRLTPEEMRQLISNILEESDIDKDGTVNLSEFQHVISRSPDFVSSFKIVL is encoded by the exons ATGGGAACAACAGCAAGTCAATTAGGGAAGGATCTGCTCTCAGAATATCAG GAGCTGACATTTCTTACAAAACAAGAAATTCTGTT GGCACACAAGCGATTCAGTGAACTCCTCTCCAAAGAGGACAGAAACCTCACCAGTGTGCCCATGGAGAAAGTCCTTTCACTGCCAGAACTCAAG TCCAACCCTTTCAGGAAAAGGATCTGCCATGTATTCTCAACATCTGATATGAAAGATGGAAGTCTCACCTTTGAGGACTTCCTTGATCTCTTGAGTGCCTTCAGCGATTCAGCTACACTGGAAATCAAGTCCCACTACGCATTCCGCATTTTTG ACTTTGATGACGATGGTACTCTGGATGGTGGGGACCTGGAGAAGCTGGTGAACTGTTTGACTGGTGAGACTGAAGACACAAGGCTTACACCTGAAGAGATGAGGCAGCTCATCAGCAAT ATTCTTGAAGAGTCAGATATAGACAAAGATGGGACAGTAAATCTGTCAGAGTTCCAACATGTTATCTCGAGGTCACCAGATTTCGTCAG TTCTTTTAAGATTGTGCTGTGA
- the LOC129862284 gene encoding zinc finger protein with KRAB and SCAN domains 8-like, whose amino-acid sequence MSKIQLLRVFLNERLRTAAEEILWAVEKTIAEEVSRSNEENDRLQRQLEIALIKLNRADILQQSVSEQVPPEQQQEWSPSLGQEDPEPTQIKEEQEELRTNQWEEQLQELEDDTKDSIFTNAFMEPDCEDPTRHSYLYQAQNDGKEERDSLPSTSTAHIKTETGGEDYRLSEPTSDSQPNYARNPYCSAAQRENIDWMGVGGPPSCFKPVKSKKRWTGKRQSSHMNTKGRKSTESSDLKSPRQRDNAPCRCKVCGKSFQYMGSLMKHVQTHTNEKEHICGVCGKCFESTESMKHHIQTHIADRMCCHVCSKCFTSNRDLIVHMRTHTGDKPYQCSDCGKEFSVRNSLKRHMKIHAGGKGYSCSHCDKCFNTSFRLTFHMMRSHRGEIIQVSCM is encoded by the exons ATGTCTAAAATACAGCTGTTAAGAGTGTTTCTCAATGAGCGATTAAGAACTGCTGCGGAGGAGATATTATGGGCAGTTGAAAAAACGATAGCAGAAGAAGTTTCCCGTTCAAATGAGGAAAATGACCGTCTACAGAGGCAGCTTGAAATCGCTCTCATAAAGCTAAACAGAGCAG ACATCCTCCAACAGTCAGTCTCGGAACAGGTTCCCCCTGAGCAGCAGCAGGAGTGGAGCCCCAGTCTCGGACAGGAGGACCCAGAGCCTACACAGATaaaggaggaacaggaggaactCAGGACCAATCAGTGGGAAGAGCAGCTTCAAGAGCTGGAAGATGATACCAAAGACTCCATATTCACTAATGCCTTTATGGAACCTGACTGTGAGGACCCAACTCGGCACTCATATCTTTATCAAGCCCAGAATGAcggaaaagaagagagagactCTCTACCCAGCACCTCAACTGCACATATCAAAACAGAAACTGGTGGAGAGGACTACAGATTATCAGAACCAACCAGTGATTCTCAGCCTAATTATGCAAGAAATCCATACTGTTCTGCAGCTCAGAGGGAAAACATTGATTGGATGGGAGTCGGAGGGCCTCCGTCATGTTTTAAACCAGTCAAATCAAAGAAAAGATGGACAGGAAAAAGACAAAGCTCCCATATGAATACTAAGGGTAGAAAATCCACAGAGTCGTCCGATCTGAAATCACCCAGGCAAAGGGATAATGCTCCTTGCCGTTGTAAAGTGTGTGGAAAGTCTTTCCAGTACATGGGTTCATTAATGAAACATGTGCAAACTCATACAAATGAGAAAGAACAtatttgtggtgtgtgtggaaaatgtTTTGAGTCCACAGAAAGTATGAAACATCACATCCAAACTCACATTGCAGATAGGATGTGTTGTCATGTTTGTAGTAAATGCTTCACTAGCAATAGGGATCTGATTGTGCACATGAGAACCCACACAGGGGATAAACCGTATCAATGTTCTGATTGTGGCAAAGAATTCAGCGTTCGCAATAGTCTGAAAAGGCACATGAAGATTCATGCAGGAGGTAAAGGATATAGCTGCAGTCATTGTGACAAGTGTTTCAACACTAGCTTCCGTCTGACATTTCACATGATGAGGAGTCACAGGGGCGAAATCATACAGGTGTCCTGTATGTAG